One window from the genome of Nicotiana sylvestris chromosome 9, ASM39365v2, whole genome shotgun sequence encodes:
- the LOC104250136 gene encoding uncharacterized protein — protein sequence MGLLQPVPQTRQNLESPSYRPGTRCSYHSGVERHDTEDSWTLKRAIQNLIEQKRVVLEDEEVPNVTNNPLSAHNNGPIIGMICEDKEFDLALKAIIAIADVGKKPKAAAKQDKGEKEEKEQLTLSPPKRFELNKGPKMYVPKGTYVVRGPVIPPRLNEPVIISRTPQRPMKDPTTIPWNYNRAIVTYKGKEIVGEVNETNPSRKYLNLEEVNNAKQKRFPLKKPVSAEEAEEFFQKMKTVDYEVIDRLWKSPTQVLLLPLLISSTKNQKVLIKTLNEAYVPIESTVEQLERMTERFFAVNQISFSKNDLPPEGAAHNKALHLTVKCEGYYVKRVMLDGGSRVDIYPLSTLQRMEIGTEIIRPNNVYVCAFDGIKRDTIGEIELILTIGPVDFEVTFQVMDMDTSYNFLSRRPWIHTAGAVPSSLHQMVKFEHEDQEIVVHGQAVNLPRPVNPMSRSYGR from the exons atgggtttgttgcaacCCGTACCCCAAACCAGGCAAAACCTAGAGTCACCCTCCTACCGACCCGGTACTCGATGTTCTTACCATTCGGGAGTGGAAAGGCATGACACTGAAGACAGTTGGACTCTCAAAAGGGCAATCCAAAACTTAATAGAGCAAAAGAGAGTAGTGCTGGAAGATGAAGAAGTCcccaatgtgaccaacaacccattGTCGGCCCACAACAACGGTCCAattattgggatgatttgtgaagataaagagtttgacctAGCCCtgaaagccatcattgccatAGCCGATGTGGGAAAGAAGCCAAAGGCTGCCGCAAAGCAAGATAAGGGGGAGAAAGAAGA GAAAGAACAATTGACATTGAGTCCTCCTAAGAGGTTCGAGCTGAACAAGGGACCCAAGATGTATGTACCCAAAGGGACTTATGTGGTGCGGGGACCAGTAATTCCACCCAGGTTGAACGAGCCCGTGATCATTAGCCGCACACCACAAAGGCCTATGAAAGACCCCACTACAATCCCCTGGAACTACAACAGAGCAATTGTGacatacaaagggaaagaaattgtAGGGGAAGTAAATGAAACCAACCCATCTAGGAAGTACCTTAATCTGGaagaagtgaacaatgccaaACAAAAGCGCTTCCCACTCAAAAAACCTGTTAGTgctgaagaagcagaggagttcttccaaaaaatgaaaactgTGGACTACGAGGTAATTGACCGACTATGGAAGTCTCCCACTCAGGTATTGCTTTTGCCTCTACTGATAAGCTCAACTAAGAatcagaaagtgttgataaaGACCCTCAATGAAGCTTATGTTCCGATTGAATCCACTGTCGAACAACTGGAaaggatgacagaaagattcttcgcagtCAATCAGATTTCCTTTAGCAAGAATGATTTGCCCCCAGAAGGGGCCGCCCACAACAAAGCGCTCCATTTGACCGTTAAATGTGAGGGGTATTATGTGAAAAGAGTCATGCTGGATGGCGGATCCAGAGTTGATATCTACCCactctcaactttgcaaagaatggagattggGACTGAGATAATCCGGCCTAACAATGTCTATGTGTGTGCCTTTGATGGCATAAAGAGAGATACCATAGGCGAGATTGAATTGATTTTGACTATCGGTCCTGTGGATTTCGAAGTGACATTTCAGGTCATGGACATGGATACTTCCTATAATTTTCTCTCaagaaggccttggatccatactGCGGGAGCTGTACCTTCTTCCCTCcatcaaatggtgaagtttgaacacGAAGATCAGGAAATTGTGGTTCATGGACAAGCAGTCAATTTACCAAGACCCGTCAATCCCATGTCTCGAAGCTATGGAAGGTAG